In a single window of the Mesorhizobium shangrilense genome:
- a CDS encoding 7-cyano-7-deazaguanine synthase: MTKKVILLASGGLDSTTVAFGLHAEGTNVSPLFFDYGQHCVETEWSRVNEVLPADMKRPERVNLSDLFRGSKSRLIVEADLWNDDVRDDDLYIPYRTLLFYAAAAAKAQTLGILEVYTGFINSNHAKEIDCTAEFMNKLDGLTDAIGPVRFTSPFRYSSKTEVAQEAIRLGVPIGRTFSCQASSKLPCGACPNCVERLEALRQTGLL, from the coding sequence ATGACCAAGAAAGTGATTCTTCTCGCATCTGGTGGCTTGGACTCTACGACCGTGGCTTTTGGGTTGCATGCGGAAGGAACGAATGTGAGCCCGCTGTTTTTTGACTACGGGCAACACTGTGTCGAGACTGAATGGAGCCGGGTGAATGAAGTTCTGCCCGCAGATATGAAGCGTCCGGAGCGGGTCAACCTTTCAGATCTTTTTAGGGGATCAAAATCGCGACTGATCGTTGAGGCCGACCTCTGGAATGACGATGTTCGCGATGATGATCTGTACATCCCTTATCGAACCCTTCTGTTTTACGCCGCCGCCGCTGCAAAAGCGCAAACACTCGGTATCCTCGAAGTCTACACAGGCTTTATCAATAGCAACCATGCCAAGGAGATCGACTGCACCGCCGAGTTCATGAACAAGCTCGACGGACTCACCGACGCCATCGGACCGGTGCGATTCACGTCACCCTTTCGGTACTCATCAAAAACAGAAGTCGCCCAAGAGGCCATCCGCCTCGGAGTACCCATCGGTAGGACATTCTCCTGCCAAGCATCAAGCAAACTTCCGTGCGGAGCTTGCCCAAACTGTGTTGAGCGCCTAGAGGCGCTTCGGCAAACAGGACTATTATAA
- a CDS encoding anti-phage deoxyguanosine triphosphatase translates to MIFDPNANIWGARREGWKPSTSDARDAAATDYGRIIHSSSFRRLQGKTQILNLGDSDFYRNRLTHSIEVAQVAGGITLQLKKDFPDHEASPWIPNLTMIQAIGATHDLGHPPFGHGGEVALHYAMRGDGGFEGNGQTLRILSRLEKFSASNGANLSRRSLLGVLKYPAPMSAVRSTDEKLTPALLGGASVVRLINRKACRPPKCYLNSESDVVDWLLDPVPRVERDLFTAWEPVEGDHGKTKHKSFDCSIMDLADDIAFGVHDLEDALTMGLMDADDLASALPEESCRSFLDYIQTREDFGNDVYAGLVKALSDDATRKRNIGRMVTHLITSVRIRAEEGFETPLLRYRVDLPEPQSTFLNTLKKAVKEKVIRSARVQQLEFKGQNMVVAVFEALATDPKSLLPESTKARYEAADEKMRVICDHVSGMTDGFLLRTYERLFSPRMGSVFDRI, encoded by the coding sequence ATGATCTTCGACCCCAACGCCAATATCTGGGGAGCGCGTCGCGAGGGGTGGAAGCCGAGCACGTCCGACGCTCGCGATGCGGCCGCTACCGATTATGGGCGCATTATCCATTCGTCATCGTTCCGGCGCCTGCAAGGCAAGACCCAAATACTCAATCTTGGCGACTCTGACTTCTACCGGAACCGGCTTACACACTCGATCGAGGTGGCTCAGGTAGCGGGCGGAATCACGCTCCAGCTGAAGAAAGACTTCCCCGACCACGAGGCCTCGCCGTGGATTCCTAATCTTACCATGATCCAAGCGATCGGCGCGACGCATGACCTCGGCCATCCCCCTTTCGGGCATGGCGGCGAGGTCGCGCTCCACTACGCCATGCGAGGCGATGGTGGGTTCGAGGGCAACGGCCAGACCCTGCGCATCCTCAGCCGCCTTGAGAAATTCTCGGCCAGTAATGGCGCCAATCTTTCCCGCCGATCTCTTCTTGGCGTGCTAAAATATCCGGCGCCGATGAGCGCGGTCCGCAGCACAGACGAAAAGTTGACGCCAGCGCTACTAGGCGGCGCATCGGTAGTGCGCCTCATCAACCGGAAGGCCTGCCGTCCGCCCAAGTGCTATCTCAACAGCGAGTCGGATGTGGTGGACTGGCTGCTCGACCCTGTGCCCCGGGTTGAGCGGGACCTGTTCACGGCCTGGGAGCCGGTTGAGGGCGACCATGGCAAGACCAAGCACAAGTCGTTCGATTGTAGCATCATGGACCTCGCCGACGATATCGCCTTCGGGGTGCACGACCTTGAGGACGCACTAACCATGGGTCTCATGGACGCCGACGACCTCGCTTCCGCTTTGCCCGAGGAATCTTGCAGGAGTTTCCTCGACTACATCCAGACTCGCGAGGACTTCGGCAATGACGTCTATGCCGGCCTTGTTAAGGCCCTGAGTGACGATGCGACGCGCAAGCGAAACATTGGCAGGATGGTGACACACCTCATCACCTCGGTCCGGATCAGGGCGGAAGAGGGCTTCGAGACGCCGCTTCTGCGCTATCGGGTGGATCTTCCCGAGCCGCAAAGCACCTTCCTCAACACTCTGAAGAAGGCGGTGAAGGAGAAAGTGATCAGGAGCGCCCGTGTCCAGCAGCTCGAATTCAAGGGCCAGAACATGGTGGTAGCCGTGTTCGAGGCGCTGGCGACCGATCCCAAGTCACTGCTTCCAGAAAGCACCAAGGCTCGCTACGAGGCTGCCGACGAGAAGATGCGCGTGATCTGCGACCACGTTTCCGGAATGACCGACGGTTTCCTGCTGCGCACATACGAACGGCTCTTCAGCCCGCGGATGGGCTCGGTGTTTGACCGCATCTAA
- a CDS encoding nucleoside 2-deoxyribosyltransferase: protein MPETIPILIGEVTVDFTMPTRTTDAKVRLGGVVHAARGLWASGRNYSVGAFCPAYLVEQARNYLSQHGCQEFVLLGEVTGAPNVIAIADVKEVGHQGYEDILRDERRVVPSCDHVDLSRFDPVVIFPGRYDLGEVINRLKPGARVTIDAAYDVDGADVLRSLAGRIDSLVISTSSTLFSKLALSDVAPLLDLAKSIGAKQLLLKENRGGSRLFDIRTGAIEYITATLDVTMNSVGVGDAFTAVFGTFDGSTRDAAWRGMQVATVYSQTTWPDDLQRDIERELRIPIEVVRGLGGVTLPWHVRPGLQIYLAAPDFSYTDHIEINAAVAALEYHNFRVRRPVKENGEAKREAPIESLSPYYFSDVQLLRECAAVFAIPIERDPGTLVEIGLAIEMGKPVVTFDPRNENRNTMVVRGSTAYSSDLDVCLNGTFDALSKLERGADR from the coding sequence ATGCCAGAGACAATTCCGATACTGATCGGTGAAGTCACGGTTGACTTCACGATGCCGACGCGCACGACCGACGCAAAAGTGAGGCTTGGCGGGGTGGTACATGCAGCTCGCGGCCTATGGGCTAGTGGGCGAAACTACTCCGTGGGAGCATTCTGCCCGGCGTACTTGGTCGAACAAGCGAGGAATTACCTTAGCCAGCACGGCTGTCAGGAATTTGTCCTCCTGGGAGAGGTAACCGGTGCACCCAACGTTATCGCGATTGCTGACGTAAAAGAGGTGGGACACCAAGGTTACGAAGACATCCTCCGCGACGAAAGGAGAGTTGTGCCAAGTTGCGACCACGTCGATTTGAGCCGGTTTGACCCCGTCGTTATCTTCCCGGGCCGCTATGACTTGGGGGAAGTGATCAATCGACTCAAGCCAGGGGCTCGCGTCACGATCGATGCCGCCTACGATGTGGACGGCGCGGATGTCCTCCGATCGCTCGCGGGTCGGATCGACTCCCTAGTGATCTCAACCTCCTCGACCTTGTTCTCGAAACTTGCATTGAGCGATGTTGCTCCGCTGCTAGATTTAGCAAAGAGCATTGGCGCAAAGCAGCTACTTCTGAAAGAAAATCGTGGCGGCAGCAGGCTATTCGATATCAGAACCGGCGCCATTGAGTATATTACCGCCACACTAGATGTAACGATGAATTCGGTTGGTGTTGGAGACGCCTTCACCGCCGTATTTGGTACTTTCGACGGCAGCACCCGAGATGCCGCTTGGCGGGGCATGCAGGTTGCGACGGTCTATTCTCAGACTACGTGGCCGGATGATCTTCAACGCGATATCGAGCGAGAACTCCGGATACCAATCGAGGTTGTTCGCGGTCTGGGCGGCGTCACCCTGCCGTGGCATGTGCGTCCGGGTCTGCAAATTTACCTGGCCGCACCAGATTTCTCATACACAGATCATATAGAGATCAACGCCGCCGTAGCTGCGTTGGAATACCATAACTTTCGAGTCAGAAGGCCGGTTAAGGAAAACGGCGAGGCAAAACGCGAAGCACCCATCGAGTCCCTTTCACCCTACTACTTTAGTGACGTGCAGTTACTTCGAGAATGTGCAGCGGTCTTCGCAATACCCATAGAACGCGATCCAGGAACTTTGGTCGAGATCGGCCTTGCAATCGAAATGGGAAAGCCAGTCGTTACCTTCGATCCTCGTAACGAGAACCGGAACACAATGGTGGTTAGGGGAAGCACCGCTTATTCGTCCGATCTCGACGTCTGCTTGAACGGCACGTTTGACGCCTTATCGAAGCTTGAGAGGGGCGCCGATAGATGA
- a CDS encoding ATP-binding protein translates to MSDLVSGRAIVVGDDQLYALPDDRTRSALDWYRKRGEANWGAAVSATHAENLVDAIQGEPIELEALPARPLNANARRLTLRKLEAHRFAGLHKFGTPSDPPDNYIHEFSPGFTLFEGRNGSGKTSLANAIIWVLTGELLRAQREPESAKVEFECKVGPAESGAEATMHRITPVTPLPDAQSHRPDRDFVHADTWVELTFVDETGAELPPIRRTQSRSTQGRLNEVPPDLSLLGLDPIAVRIGTVMPGLLSVIRVGGESELGRAVGELTGLASLIDLADHARRAKQKIGKDFVKAKTAELEGFDRSYETARSDLAKVLEDQPDLAIPQAIPSPSNDKSIEEAITGAVSHFDAAKAKAFEAAQAILGEQFDPNDRKIQVELEQNISVALSELERLNLLPSFSRLKGLGALAAEELKAAEDKLENIVHDAKVLAELDANPSSAARARLYAHVASWLADHPDPNRDDDLCVVCGHSIGEAIDPVSGNPVGQHLHDAQGNATLLAQTLARWAKAAHAELIKSLPPSLQSELSQDLPDHPCDLVRMAILDELFEARAFKGVLDALRSETAASLEKAVEGRTELVAAREFSLPPHCEDLSNALQKLDVALRFAKWRQESGSFLRDLAQSVLGKRPKQGEPIKTDNLTGKLLQLDAIVRQASPITNALELCTRIKRQLDSRRSCEKRLAEYAIASEAIGNLLELGTLADKQIDQLRNKLSEKAAAWRNRIYLGAFPSTAHRLVGTAMGRKGEIDLFVESDGVSAPAQHVVNASALRASLVGFYLAFWEHVIADRGGLRTLILDDAQELLDDENRQRLASGLANLAGSAQLILTSYDPRFASFVIRAPSLAGIKHFSVQPATVLQPVIRTTPSQSEIARRHELFEVDRNQEEPARDFADGCRVYLEAMLGDLFDDPAHSTWARQNSHPTLASFVTRLRPLVKVSPQGMFASNVFRRFVDHPSLADNSPVLQLMNKAHHGQRHEIRAAEVDQCAADLVFLVEQVERLFEECCRWRQRDAPPQPTEAVVLPLPLQSMRSLERDFLICPDLAAFTHETVGETQEAPDVLNRDVFDGKSAFFLRRDNFGFAAPQGAIAIVDSHPSPVDDRRLVVARREQAIYARRLLRSQGSDMVGLTAEIPDPRVRSPKSIFVEEARVALHRVVGVIFDHHILVEPGGDEAVEVDASAVIEQIEIAFRVVDESAVPLALEKQVVLGGPTIPLDHLASNVGALVAISLEDGSSVFKRIGAALPAPLAHLRQFESIGGLGVSQVFAVGREQTGMRRVRQARRIIGVLYNV, encoded by the coding sequence TTGTCCGACCTCGTTAGCGGACGCGCGATCGTTGTTGGCGATGACCAACTCTACGCGCTACCCGACGATCGCACTCGAAGCGCGCTAGATTGGTATCGCAAACGCGGCGAGGCAAACTGGGGCGCCGCTGTGTCCGCAACTCATGCCGAGAATTTGGTTGATGCCATTCAAGGGGAGCCGATCGAACTTGAAGCTCTCCCGGCTCGCCCGCTCAACGCGAATGCTAGACGACTGACCCTACGAAAGCTGGAAGCTCATCGGTTTGCCGGGCTTCACAAATTTGGAACGCCCTCTGACCCGCCAGATAATTATATCCATGAATTCTCACCGGGTTTCACATTGTTCGAGGGGAGAAACGGATCGGGGAAAACCTCGCTCGCCAACGCGATAATCTGGGTGCTTACTGGAGAGTTACTGCGCGCGCAGCGTGAGCCGGAGTCTGCGAAAGTCGAATTTGAATGCAAAGTAGGCCCGGCGGAATCCGGCGCTGAAGCCACGATGCATCGCATTACTCCGGTAACGCCGTTGCCTGACGCGCAGAGCCATCGACCAGATAGAGATTTCGTCCACGCCGATACGTGGGTGGAGCTTACTTTCGTTGATGAAACTGGCGCCGAATTGCCTCCAATCCGGCGAACGCAGTCGAGGTCTACCCAAGGACGACTGAACGAAGTTCCGCCAGACTTATCACTTCTCGGCTTGGACCCAATTGCGGTTCGCATCGGCACGGTTATGCCAGGACTATTGTCCGTCATTCGCGTAGGCGGTGAATCGGAGTTGGGCCGCGCTGTCGGCGAACTGACTGGGCTCGCTTCTCTAATCGATCTCGCTGATCATGCTCGCCGGGCAAAACAGAAGATCGGCAAGGATTTCGTCAAGGCGAAGACCGCTGAGCTTGAGGGCTTCGATCGAAGTTATGAAACCGCTCGATCGGACTTAGCCAAGGTTCTAGAGGATCAGCCCGATCTCGCTATTCCGCAGGCTATCCCGTCGCCGTCAAACGACAAATCCATTGAGGAAGCAATTACGGGAGCCGTCAGTCATTTCGACGCTGCCAAAGCGAAGGCGTTCGAAGCGGCACAAGCGATCCTTGGCGAGCAGTTCGATCCGAACGATCGCAAGATTCAAGTCGAACTAGAACAGAATATCAGCGTCGCTCTCAGCGAGTTGGAGCGTCTCAACTTGTTGCCGTCGTTTTCGCGCCTGAAGGGACTTGGTGCGCTTGCTGCTGAGGAGTTGAAAGCTGCGGAAGACAAGCTTGAGAACATTGTACATGACGCCAAGGTTCTCGCCGAACTTGATGCCAATCCATCGTCTGCGGCAAGGGCGCGGCTGTACGCACATGTTGCGTCATGGCTTGCGGATCATCCCGATCCGAACCGCGATGATGATCTATGTGTCGTCTGTGGCCACTCCATCGGAGAAGCAATCGATCCTGTAAGCGGCAATCCTGTGGGGCAGCATCTTCATGATGCGCAGGGTAACGCGACTTTGCTCGCCCAGACGTTGGCTCGGTGGGCCAAGGCAGCCCATGCCGAACTGATAAAGAGCCTGCCACCCTCGTTGCAGTCCGAGCTGTCGCAAGACCTTCCTGATCATCCTTGTGACCTCGTTCGCATGGCAATTCTTGATGAGTTGTTCGAGGCTAGGGCCTTTAAGGGCGTTCTCGACGCGTTGCGTTCTGAAACTGCAGCCTCACTTGAGAAGGCAGTCGAGGGTCGGACCGAGCTTGTGGCAGCGCGGGAATTCTCATTGCCTCCGCATTGCGAAGATTTATCGAACGCGCTCCAGAAACTTGATGTCGCGCTGCGCTTTGCAAAGTGGCGGCAAGAGAGCGGATCGTTCCTGCGCGACCTTGCCCAGAGCGTGTTGGGCAAACGCCCAAAACAGGGCGAACCCATCAAGACGGACAATCTCACCGGAAAGCTTCTTCAACTCGACGCTATCGTGCGGCAAGCGTCGCCCATTACCAATGCTCTTGAGCTCTGCACCCGTATCAAGCGTCAGCTCGATTCAAGGCGAAGTTGCGAGAAGCGGTTGGCCGAGTACGCCATCGCTTCTGAAGCGATTGGGAATCTGCTTGAGCTGGGCACGCTGGCCGACAAGCAGATAGATCAGCTTCGGAACAAACTCAGCGAGAAGGCGGCAGCTTGGCGGAATCGCATTTATCTCGGCGCATTTCCGAGTACTGCTCATCGCCTTGTAGGCACAGCGATGGGGCGGAAGGGCGAGATCGATCTCTTTGTAGAGAGCGATGGCGTATCGGCTCCAGCGCAACACGTAGTGAACGCCTCAGCTCTGCGCGCAAGCTTGGTCGGGTTTTATTTGGCCTTTTGGGAACATGTTATCGCTGATCGTGGCGGGCTTCGGACTTTGATTCTGGACGACGCGCAAGAGTTGCTCGACGATGAAAACCGTCAACGCTTGGCAAGCGGTCTGGCAAACCTCGCTGGCAGCGCTCAGCTCATTTTAACATCTTATGATCCCCGGTTCGCGAGCTTTGTCATCCGCGCGCCTAGTCTTGCGGGTATCAAGCACTTCTCAGTCCAACCGGCGACTGTCCTTCAACCGGTTATCAGGACAACGCCCTCGCAGTCGGAGATTGCACGCAGGCACGAACTTTTCGAAGTGGATCGGAATCAAGAAGAACCCGCGCGAGATTTCGCGGATGGATGCAGAGTTTATTTAGAAGCAATGCTGGGTGATCTGTTTGACGACCCAGCGCATTCGACGTGGGCTCGGCAAAATTCCCATCCCACGCTCGCAAGCTTCGTGACGCGACTGCGCCCGCTGGTGAAAGTAAGCCCGCAAGGTATGTTTGCTTCCAACGTGTTCAGGCGTTTTGTGGATCATCCGTCGCTCGCTGATAACTCGCCGGTGCTTCAGTTGATGAACAAGGCGCATCATGGCCAACGCCATGAGATCAGGGCGGCCGAGGTTGATCAGTGCGCGGCCGATCTCGTTTTCTTGGTTGAGCAGGTCGAAAGGCTGTTCGAAGAATGCTGCCGTTGGCGCCAGCGCGACGCGCCCCCGCAACCTACCGAAGCAGTTGTGTTACCTCTACCGCTTCAATCAATGCGATCGCTCGAGCGCGATTTTTTGATTTGCCCCGATCTCGCTGCCTTCACGCATGAGACTGTGGGAGAGACTCAAGAGGCACCTGACGTTCTCAATCGTGACGTATTCGACGGTAAATCAGCCTTCTTCCTGCGCCGGGACAATTTTGGCTTCGCCGCTCCACAGGGAGCGATAGCGATCGTCGATTCTCATCCTTCGCCCGTCGATGATCGTCGGCTCGTTGTCGCGCGGCGAGAACAAGCGATCTACGCACGCCGCCTTTTAAGATCGCAAGGAAGCGATATGGTGGGCCTTACGGCGGAGATTCCTGATCCGCGGGTGAGAAGTCCGAAGTCGATTTTTGTCGAAGAAGCAAGAGTTGCACTCCACCGGGTAGTTGGGGTCATTTTTGACCATCACATTCTAGTCGAACCTGGCGGAGACGAAGCGGTTGAAGTTGATGCGTCTGCGGTGATCGAGCAGATAGAAATCGCGTTCCGGGTTGTAGATGAAAGCGCGGTTCCACTAGCACTCGAGAAACAAGTCGTTCTTGGTGGGCCGACGATCCCATTGGATCATTTGGCCAGCAATGTCGGCGCGCTTGTAGCGATTTCGCTCGAGGACGGATCGAGCGTTTTCAAGCGGATCGGCGCGGCGTTGCCTGCGCCGTTAGCGCACCTGCGACAGTTTGAGAGTATTGGAGGCTTGGGTGTCTCCCAGGTTTTTGCCGTTGGCCGCGAGCAAACCGGAATGAGGCGGGTTCGGCAAGCGCGCCGAATTATCGGGGTGCTTTATAATGTCTAG